From the Sphingomonas sabuli genome, the window ACGCAAGCGTGTTACATCCGGTCCAGGTTGGCAGCGCCCGCCCCCGGCCATCGACTTGCTGGCGTTGCGCGACACGCCGGCCATTGACCTCGACAGTATCGCCAACCGCGCAAATACGATCGCCTGCGATTGCAGAGACACGTTTGACCAGCGGGACGCCATAGGGGAGGTATCGCCGCTCGGCGGCGAGCGCCGCGACGGCCGGTGAAGGCCGGGCAATGGCCCAATCACCGTGTCGAAGCGGCTGGCGGTCGGCGACCAGATACAGGCCGCGCGGGCTGCTGGCGCTGACGTTCAAAATGAGCTTCGCGCTTGGCGCGCAAAACGCTGTGAACGCGCACGGCAACACCCCAGTCAGGGCGATTGCGGCGATCCACAAGCGCCGGCGGCGGGCGCGCCGCATCAGGATCATCGCCCGCAGCTGCTCACCGCAACTGGTTGCCGGCCAAGCTGGTGTGTCAGCCATGTACCAGCTCGTGACGCGTCAGCCCGCGCGACCAATTGTCGAGGTCGTCGATATGATACCGCACATAGCGGCTGTGCCGGCGAAAGATCGGGCCGGCGCCTTCTCCGCGCATCTGCTGGAGCTTGCGCGGACTCAATCCCAGATAGAAAGCGGCCTGCTCGGTCGACAGGAAGGGACTGCCCTTCTTGGCCTGCGCCGCGCGCGTGATTTCATCGATCATCCCTGAGTCCTCGTTGCCGTCAGCAGCGCCGGACAGGCGCTCGCTGCGGCCTGCGATCCTTCGCAGGCGATCAACAACGCGAGGAGGCTCGAAATTGCGGGTGGCCGTTTTCGAGCCCCCTCTGCCTTGGGGTGGCAAGAGCCCCGGCGCCTTCGGGCGCCGGGGCTGGCCGCGCTCAGTCGGCCGGGTTCCAGATCAGCGCGAAGCTGTCGTCATCGCCGCCCGCGGCGCGGCCGAGATTGGCGTAGAGGCGGCGCGGACCGAACTCGGGGGCCGCGAGGCTCAGCGACACATAGTCGCGACCCGAGGTTTCCGAGCGGCGGTTCCAGCCGGCGCCGACCTCGATCCCTTCCGAGAGGACGCGGAAGTCAGGCTGGCTGTCGCTCGACTTGCTGGCGTTGGGCACGATGTCGATCTCGGCGCGGATGGTGAGCGTCTTGAGCTGGCCCTTGAAACCGCCGTTGTCGTTGCGGCTGACATGTCCGATTGCAGGCATTGAACGTCTCCTTCACTGTCTCGCCCGCGACCTGTTCGGGGCGACAGGGCCCAAAAAGGACGGCTGGCCGACGACCGAACCGCCGCCTGGCAAAGCGGCGGCCGAAGCGAAGCGGAGGACCCTGAACGAGGGACTCATTTGGAGCGAAGCGGCCGCGAGGAGGTGCGAAGCACCGGGGAAATGAGTGCGGCGGCAGGGTTTCGGGACCAGGAGGACAGCCGTTCAGGCGCCCTGACCGAAACGCCCAGACAGGTTGCCGGCGAGCCGGCGAACGGTGTCATCTCCTGCCATTCGGACGTGTCAGCTGGCCGTCAATCGCGAAGGAGACGACAGGGCTTGCCGCCGGTTGCGCCGGGTCACTGCCCGGCCTCAGCTTGTCAGCCGCATCCGGACATCCGCCTGAGGGTTCGGGGAGAAGCGGTGACGGTCTCACCGTCGATCAGAATGTCACCGCTGTGCCGCATGTTGTTGAGCAGCGCGGCAAAGCCCCGGCTGTCATTGAGCCGCGCCTTCATCGCAGGATCGGCGTGGATCAGGTCAAACAGCTCTTGCCTGGGGCAGGACCCGCCGGCAGCGCACAGCGCCCGGCGAACGAAATCGTAGAGGCTGCCGGGGGTGCCGCGTGTCGGCGGCCCGACCCGCCATGTGCGCCTGCCAGGCACATCGTCGGTCATCGCAGCGTCCGCCTATTCCGCCGGTCAGGGATGAAGCGAGTCATTATCCCCGCACGCCTCGCGTTCGATCTGGATCGTCGAATGCTCAATGTCGTAGCGCGCGAGCAGCATGGCCGCGACCGACGCCCGGACCGCCTCGAAGTCCTTCCCTTCCGCAAGCTCGACATGAGTCGACAGGCTCCGGTCGTCGCTCGACAGCGACCAGATATGAAGGTCGTGAACGCCGGCCACGCCGGGCACCGCAGAAATCGCCCCCCTCACCTCCTTTAGATCCATTCCCCGAGGCACGCCTTCAAGGAGGATCTGCATCGTATCCTTAAGCAGGATCCAGGTGCGCGGAAGCACCCACAGGCCGATCCCGATCGCGACCAGCGGATCGACCCACTGCCAGCCGGTGAACATGATGACGAGCGCGCCGACGATGACGCCCAGTGAGCCGAGCATGTCGGCCCAGACTTCGAGATAGGCGCCTTTGATATTGAGGCTGTTGTCCT encodes:
- a CDS encoding helix-turn-helix domain-containing protein, which translates into the protein MIDEITRAAQAKKGSPFLSTEQAAFYLGLSPRKLQQMRGEGAGPIFRRHSRYVRYHIDDLDNWSRGLTRHELVHG
- a CDS encoding cation diffusion facilitator family transporter; its protein translation is MADEHGGHAHNHAAGANSKMLAIALGLTTTFLIAELIGSFVFNSLALLSDAAHMFTDSAALAIALAAVKIGQRPADDARTFGYRRFEILAAAFNALLLFAVAGYVLYEGIARFFTPSEVQSTGMLVVAAIGLVINIIAMRLLAAGKDNSLNIKGAYLEVWADMLGSLGVIVGALVIMFTGWQWVDPLVAIGIGLWVLPRTWILLKDTMQILLEGVPRGMDLKEVRGAISAVPGVAGVHDLHIWSLSSDDRSLSTHVELAEGKDFEAVRASVAAMLLARYDIEHSTIQIEREACGDNDSLHP
- a CDS encoding DUF736 domain-containing protein, whose protein sequence is MPAIGHVSRNDNGGFKGQLKTLTIRAEIDIVPNASKSSDSQPDFRVLSEGIEVGAGWNRRSETSGRDYVSLSLAAPEFGPRRLYANLGRAAGGDDDSFALIWNPAD
- a CDS encoding S26 family signal peptidase → MADTPAWPATSCGEQLRAMILMRRARRRRLWIAAIALTGVLPCAFTAFCAPSAKLILNVSASSPRGLYLVADRQPLRHGDWAIARPSPAVAALAAERRYLPYGVPLVKRVSAIAGDRICAVGDTVEVNGRRVAQRQQVDGRGRALPTWTGCNTLASGEVLLLGDNSWSFDGRYFGITHAADVIGRAELWWRA